In one window of Candidatus Latescibacterota bacterium DNA:
- a CDS encoding rhodanese-like domain-containing protein, giving the protein MFGKVRYFLFLTALMALFLVTGCSEDTTAPVDSGSVLRDYMVAENLELSDMLADWIITAATVDANPDTFYIMDLRSSEHFTSGRIENSVNTTLGTIVADAAANTGDKTILVVCYTGQSAGHGLVALRLSGHPDCKVLKFGFSSWSNDFDSWSENTANIGTGHDNWSTDATATLVAHNYPSIAATATSGSGILAERVAAMTAGGFKGTPAATILTTPTDYFINNYWAEADVTTYGHIVGAFRINPLSLAGGEFLNYDPEATVVTYCWTGQTSSVVTAYLTVLGYDATSLKFGVNAMIYDALSGHKWVD; this is encoded by the coding sequence ATGTTTGGAAAAGTAAGGTATTTTCTGTTCCTGACGGCCCTGATGGCCCTCTTCCTTGTTACGGGTTGTAGTGAGGATACTACCGCGCCAGTGGATTCCGGCTCGGTACTGAGGGACTATATGGTCGCAGAGAACCTCGAATTAAGTGATATGCTCGCCGACTGGATCATAACGGCGGCAACAGTCGATGCAAATCCGGATACATTCTATATCATGGATCTCAGGTCATCGGAGCATTTTACAAGTGGGCGTATTGAAAATTCAGTCAACACCACGCTCGGTACAATAGTGGCTGACGCGGCGGCTAACACCGGGGACAAGACCATCCTGGTAGTATGTTATACTGGCCAGTCCGCCGGTCACGGCCTGGTAGCGCTCCGCCTGAGCGGCCATCCCGACTGTAAGGTTCTGAAGTTCGGATTCAGCTCCTGGTCCAACGACTTCGACAGCTGGTCGGAAAATACAGCAAATATAGGCACGGGACATGACAACTGGTCGACCGATGCAACGGCTACGCTGGTAGCACACAACTATCCTTCGATAGCTGCGACCGCGACTTCCGGTTCAGGCATCCTTGCCGAGCGCGTAGCAGCGATGACGGCTGGAGGATTCAAGGGAACTCCGGCTGCTACCATACTTACGACTCCGACCGATTACTTCATCAACAACTACTGGGCCGAGGCCGATGTGACCACATATGGACATATCGTGGGTGCTTTCAGGATCAACCCGCTTTCTCTCGCTGGCGGAGAGTTCCTGAACTACGATCCTGAGGCTACAGTCGTCACCTATTGCTGGACCGGCCAGACCTCTTCGGTCGTCACCGCATATCTGACGGTTCTTGGTTACGATGCGACAAGTCTGAAGTTCGGCGTGAACGCCATGATCTATGATGCGCTTTCAGGCCACAAGTGGGTCGAC
- a CDS encoding YeeE/YedE family protein yields MGDPKNGAWRQLWATFFGKTWPVWAGGIVLAFLNICLFLAKSPWGGSGTYTNWGENVYQAIGLFGIDHVKPVLAHSYGLLGFMTLLGAFAGALFGREFALRIPPMGEMLKGLIGGVLMALGATLGIGCTIGGFLSGWAALSGGAIILALGFLIGTYFALKYLIWEMEALPKMSMGKTYTFLAAKGAGGVWQPILGTILTIFLLVSFSMRFRADNGMAMFAIIGLVIGIVLQRSRFCIVRAFREPFMTGESEAPVGVMAALVVGIIGFTVIKYMGVGTSTPGAARALAMVWVYPHFWLRAIIGGVIFGLGMTVAGGCAVGTLWRAGEGHIKLWFSAIGFMLFAPISKKFIVPGFAEMLPEWAKQKVFLPDRFGYGGAVLIFLVIIALWYGFVKWNERTGKFSAI; encoded by the coding sequence ATGGGAGACCCTAAAAATGGTGCCTGGCGCCAGTTGTGGGCTACATTCTTCGGCAAGACCTGGCCAGTATGGGCCGGCGGAATCGTTCTGGCTTTTCTGAACATATGCCTTTTTCTGGCTAAATCGCCCTGGGGTGGCAGTGGCACCTACACGAACTGGGGAGAGAATGTCTACCAGGCGATCGGGCTTTTCGGCATTGATCATGTAAAGCCGGTACTGGCGCATTCCTACGGCCTTCTGGGTTTCATGACCCTCCTGGGCGCCTTTGCGGGAGCTCTTTTCGGCAGGGAATTCGCGCTGAGGATCCCGCCCATGGGTGAGATGCTGAAGGGCCTCATCGGTGGAGTACTTATGGCGCTTGGCGCCACCCTGGGCATAGGATGCACGATCGGTGGGTTCCTCAGTGGATGGGCCGCACTTTCAGGTGGAGCAATAATCCTGGCCCTCGGATTCCTGATCGGTACATATTTCGCCCTCAAATATCTCATCTGGGAGATGGAAGCGCTTCCTAAGATGAGTATGGGAAAGACTTACACCTTTTTGGCCGCTAAAGGAGCGGGGGGTGTGTGGCAGCCGATTCTGGGCACCATTCTGACAATCTTTCTGCTGGTAAGTTTCTCTATGCGTTTCCGTGCGGACAACGGCATGGCGATGTTCGCTATTATCGGGCTGGTGATCGGGATCGTCCTTCAGCGATCGAGATTCTGTATCGTCAGGGCATTTCGCGAGCCTTTCATGACGGGTGAGTCGGAAGCGCCGGTCGGCGTGATGGCCGCGTTGGTCGTCGGTATCATCGGTTTTACCGTTATCAAGTATATGGGTGTCGGGACCTCGACCCCCGGAGCCGCGAGGGCACTGGCTATGGTCTGGGTATACCCCCATTTCTGGCTCAGGGCGATCATCGGTGGTGTGATCTTCGGGCTGGGTATGACTGTGGCAGGTGGATGCGCCGTCGGGACTCTATGGAGAGCCGGAGAGGGTCATATCAAGCTATGGTTCTCCGCGATAGGGTTTATGCTGTTCGCTCCCATTTCGAAAAAGTTCATCGTACCGGGATTTGCTGAGATGCTCCCCGAATGGGCGAAGCAGAAGGTGTTTCTGCCAGACCGTTTTGGATATGGAGGAGCAGTCCTGATTTTCCTTGTAATTATAGCCCTCTGGTACGGTTTCGTTAAATGGAACGAACGGACCGGCAAGTTTTCCGCCATATAA